From one Leifsonia soli genomic stretch:
- a CDS encoding aldo/keto reductase yields the protein MVANANTPLLTLNNGTTIPQLGFGVFKVDPDETTRIVTDALEVGYRHIDTAAIYGNEEGVGAAIASSGIPRDELFVTTKLWNDRQTDAEAAFDESLGKLGLDYVDLYLIHWPTPQKDTFVQAWTSLEKIYASGRAKAIGVSNFLVPHLEKLLANTDVVPAVNQIELHPAHQQPEVTAFSREHGIAIEAWGPLGQGKYPLFETPEVSQAAEAHGKTPAQVVIRWHLQTGNIVFPKSNSRSRMAENFDVFDFELTSDEIAAISSLEREGRVGAHPDEVN from the coding sequence ATGGTTGCAAACGCAAATACTCCGCTCCTGACCCTGAACAACGGGACGACCATCCCGCAGCTCGGCTTCGGTGTCTTCAAGGTCGATCCGGACGAGACCACCCGGATCGTGACCGACGCCCTCGAGGTCGGCTACCGCCACATCGACACCGCCGCGATCTACGGCAACGAGGAGGGCGTGGGCGCCGCGATCGCCTCCTCCGGCATCCCGCGCGACGAGCTCTTCGTCACCACCAAGCTGTGGAACGACCGCCAGACCGACGCGGAGGCGGCCTTCGACGAGTCGCTCGGCAAGCTGGGCCTCGACTACGTCGACCTGTACCTCATCCACTGGCCGACGCCGCAGAAGGACACCTTCGTGCAGGCCTGGACGTCGCTGGAGAAGATCTACGCGTCCGGTCGCGCCAAGGCGATCGGCGTCTCCAACTTCCTCGTTCCGCACCTCGAGAAGCTGCTCGCCAACACGGACGTGGTCCCGGCCGTCAACCAGATCGAGCTGCACCCGGCGCACCAGCAGCCGGAGGTGACCGCGTTCTCGCGCGAGCACGGTATCGCCATCGAGGCGTGGGGTCCGCTCGGCCAGGGCAAGTACCCGCTGTTCGAGACGCCCGAGGTGTCGCAGGCCGCCGAGGCGCACGGCAAGACGCCGGCGCAGGTCGTCATCCGCTGGCACCTGCAGACCGGGAACATCGTGTTCCCGAAGTCGAACTCCCGCTCCCGGATGGCCGAGAACTTCGACGTGTTCGACTTCGAGCTCACCTCCGACGAGATCGCGGCGATCAGCTCGCTCGAGCGCGAGGGACGCGTCGGCGCCCACCCGGACGAGGTCAACTGA
- a CDS encoding long-chain-fatty-acid--CoA ligase, whose protein sequence is MSHGYATMSVASILAETAHRMPDNVALIFAGQEIRYSELWEQTRAYAGALRELGVGPGDKVALMLPNIPDFPRSYYAVLALGGVVVPIHALLKADEIAYVLRDSGASLLICAAPLLAEGARGAALAGIPTLSVLVPDEMYEQAPFPRLEELAAAAEPVDTYVPRDPFDTATILYTSGTTGKPKGAEGCHFSLVEQVNVLLSGTLDLEPADRILGCLPLFHTFGQTCVMNMGFRAGAAVVLVPKFDGATALQLMNQHACTVMTGVPTMYIALLEAAKANPDRPPLRYGMSGGAAIPVAVIERMKEVYGIDVHEGYGLTETSPVASFNHRGRPTRVGTVGTPIWGVDVEIADAEVDDRIRLLPRGELGEIVVRGHNLMKGYLNLPEANAEAVVDGWFRTGDLGTKSEDDYITIVDRKKDMIVRNGYNVYPREVEEVLSAHPAVAMVAVFGVTHETHGQEIMAAVTLMPGGEAEAEELIAYAQERVAAYKFPRRVVIVETLPLGPSGKVLKRELVARFDGDAIIVDEVDEVVDEESRPVG, encoded by the coding sequence ATGAGTCACGGCTATGCGACCATGTCGGTCGCGAGCATCCTGGCGGAGACGGCGCATCGGATGCCCGACAACGTCGCCCTGATCTTCGCGGGGCAGGAGATCCGCTACAGCGAGCTGTGGGAGCAGACCCGCGCGTATGCGGGGGCGTTGCGGGAGCTGGGCGTCGGCCCGGGCGACAAGGTGGCGCTGATGCTGCCGAACATCCCCGACTTCCCCCGCTCGTACTACGCCGTCCTGGCGCTCGGCGGGGTCGTCGTGCCGATCCATGCGCTGCTGAAGGCCGACGAGATCGCGTACGTGCTGCGCGACTCCGGGGCGTCGCTGCTGATCTGCGCGGCGCCGCTCCTCGCCGAGGGCGCCCGGGGGGCGGCGCTCGCCGGCATCCCGACGCTGTCGGTGCTGGTACCGGACGAGATGTACGAGCAGGCGCCCTTCCCGCGGCTGGAGGAGCTCGCCGCCGCAGCGGAGCCCGTCGACACGTACGTGCCGCGCGATCCGTTCGACACCGCGACGATCCTGTACACCAGCGGGACGACCGGCAAGCCGAAGGGGGCGGAGGGATGCCACTTCTCCCTGGTCGAGCAGGTCAACGTCCTGCTCTCCGGGACGCTCGACCTCGAACCCGCCGACCGCATCCTCGGCTGTCTCCCGCTGTTCCACACGTTCGGGCAGACCTGCGTGATGAACATGGGCTTCCGGGCGGGAGCGGCGGTCGTGCTCGTACCCAAGTTCGACGGAGCCACGGCCCTGCAGCTGATGAACCAGCACGCCTGCACGGTCATGACCGGGGTTCCGACGATGTACATCGCGCTCTTGGAGGCCGCGAAGGCCAACCCGGACCGCCCGCCGCTGCGCTACGGGATGAGCGGGGGCGCGGCCATCCCGGTCGCGGTCATCGAGCGCATGAAGGAGGTCTACGGCATCGACGTGCACGAGGGCTACGGCCTCACCGAGACCTCGCCGGTGGCCTCCTTCAACCACCGCGGCCGGCCGACCCGGGTGGGCACGGTGGGCACGCCGATCTGGGGAGTGGATGTGGAGATCGCCGACGCCGAGGTGGACGACCGCATCCGGCTGCTCCCGCGCGGCGAGCTGGGCGAGATCGTCGTGCGCGGCCACAACCTGATGAAGGGCTACCTCAACCTGCCGGAGGCGAACGCGGAGGCCGTGGTCGATGGCTGGTTCCGCACCGGCGACCTGGGGACGAAGAGCGAGGACGACTACATCACGATCGTCGACCGCAAGAAGGACATGATCGTCCGCAACGGCTACAACGTGTACCCGCGCGAGGTGGAGGAGGTGCTGTCCGCGCATCCCGCCGTCGCCATGGTGGCCGTCTTCGGGGTGACGCACGAGACCCACGGGCAGGAGATCATGGCGGCGGTGACGCTGATGCCCGGCGGCGAGGCGGAGGCCGAGGAGCTGATCGCGTACGCCCAGGAGCGCGTGGCGGCCTACAAGTTCCCGCGGCGCGTCGTGATCGTCGAGACCCTGCCGCTCGGACCGAGCGGGAAGGTGCTCAAGAGGGAGCTGGTGGCCCGGTTCGACGGTGACGCGATCATCGTCGACGAGGTGGACGAGGTGGTGGACGAGGAGTCGCGGCCGGTGGGATGA
- the hrpA gene encoding ATP-dependent RNA helicase HrpA, translating to MSSTSTLPRIVFPPELPVSRRREDIARAIRDNQVVIVAGATGSGKTTQLPKIALELGRTSIGHTQPRRLAARTIAERIAEELGQSVGELVGYQVRFTDRVSKATRIKLMTDGILLNELRRDRLLRAYDTIIIDEAHERSLNIDFLLGYLKQLLPKRPDLKLIITSATIDPESFARHFASPDGTPAPIVEVSGRTYPVEIRYRPLVAEALEDDDDDPDPVPSVDRDYLQGINDALDELDREARGDVLVFLSGENEIRDAADAIRGRNLPGTEVLPLYGRLSSAEQHRVFQPSTVPGIRRRVVLATNVAETSLTVPGIKYVVDAGTARISRYSTRAKVQRLPIEAISQASANQRSGRSGRTSDGIAIRLYSEEDFAKRPEYTEPEILRTNLAAVILQMISLGLGDIAAFPFLTPPDSRGIKDGLDLLTELGAITASKEDTTLTAVGRQLAQLPIDPRFARMVVESKRHGTSREVMAIVAGLTIQDPRERPVERRGSADEKHARFADPTSDFLTLLNLWNYLEEQQKELSSSAFRRLCKAEFLNFLRVREWQDVYRQLRQLAKPLGLAIGEPSVNPDGIHRSLLAGLLSHIGLKDVRESGQAPKGAGKGPRSRQAEYLGARQTRFVIFPGSTLAKKQPTALMSAELVETSRLFARMNAAIDPAWAEPIAGDLCKRQYSEPHWEKSQGSVVAYERVTLFGVPIIPRRRVQYARIDRELSRELFIRHALVDGEWDSHQAFDRANRALRAELRELEERTRRRDILNDDEAVFEFYDARIPADVVSTRTFEGWWKKARQETPDLLTMTPEALLDEEAAEVDEDAFPPVWRQGDQRLTLRYRFEPGAEDDGVTVQVPLPLLAGLLPDGFDWQVPGLRHELVTALIKSLPKAIRRQVVPAADWAQRLLGELSGTAGMRAHEGERPAASLADTLAATISRLTGSRVSGSDFDLDRLPAHLRPTFQVVGERGRTLASGKDLAALQERLRSRARDSVAAVAEARTPNAIERSGLTTWDLDELPRFVDSTHTGPGGTTNVIRAYPALVDDGDAVSIRLMGTPAEQARAMPGGVRRLLLASIPSPVAYVQQHLTSAEKLTLAASPYPNTKALFDDCLLAVVDSVLYRMKPDGQVFMRAEFEAVRDRVSGIVMDSMFETVALVTRILTAARTAEKAIAGVTALTYLSALNDAKGQLSGLVYPGFVSATGLEQLRHLPRYLAGITQRMQALPTNPGRDRAWQTQVETAVALYTDAGGRIPLAPGSPPSLVHARWMLEEFRVSLFAQSLGTAETVSLQRIRKVLTS from the coding sequence ATGTCTTCGACCTCGACCCTCCCCCGCATCGTCTTCCCGCCCGAACTGCCTGTCAGCCGGAGGCGGGAGGACATCGCGCGCGCGATCCGCGACAACCAGGTCGTGATCGTCGCCGGCGCCACCGGCTCGGGCAAAACGACGCAGCTGCCGAAGATCGCCCTGGAGCTCGGCCGGACCAGCATCGGCCACACGCAGCCGCGCCGCCTCGCCGCGCGCACCATCGCCGAACGCATCGCGGAGGAGCTGGGGCAGTCCGTCGGCGAGCTGGTCGGCTACCAGGTCCGCTTCACCGACCGGGTCTCGAAGGCGACCAGGATCAAGCTGATGACCGACGGCATCCTGCTCAACGAGCTGCGCCGCGACCGCCTGCTGCGCGCGTACGACACGATCATCATCGACGAGGCGCACGAGCGCAGCCTCAACATCGACTTCCTGCTCGGCTATCTCAAGCAGCTGCTGCCGAAGCGTCCCGACCTCAAGCTGATCATCACGTCCGCCACCATCGACCCGGAGAGCTTCGCCCGGCACTTCGCCTCGCCGGACGGCACGCCGGCGCCGATCGTCGAGGTCTCCGGCCGCACCTACCCGGTCGAGATCCGCTACCGCCCGCTGGTCGCCGAGGCGCTGGAGGACGACGACGACGATCCGGATCCCGTGCCGTCGGTCGACCGCGACTACCTGCAGGGCATCAACGACGCGCTCGACGAACTCGACCGCGAGGCACGCGGAGACGTGCTCGTGTTCCTCTCCGGCGAGAACGAGATCCGGGATGCGGCCGACGCCATCCGCGGCCGCAACCTCCCCGGAACCGAGGTGCTGCCGCTCTACGGCCGCCTCTCCTCCGCCGAGCAGCACCGCGTCTTCCAGCCATCGACCGTCCCCGGCATCCGGCGGCGCGTCGTGCTCGCCACCAACGTCGCCGAGACCAGCCTCACCGTCCCCGGCATCAAGTACGTGGTGGATGCGGGAACGGCCCGCATCAGCCGCTACAGCACACGGGCGAAGGTGCAGCGGCTGCCCATCGAGGCGATCTCGCAGGCCAGCGCCAACCAGCGTTCCGGCCGCTCCGGCCGCACCAGCGACGGCATCGCCATCCGGCTGTACTCGGAGGAGGACTTCGCCAAGCGGCCCGAGTACACCGAGCCCGAGATCCTGCGCACCAACCTCGCCGCCGTCATCCTCCAGATGATCTCGCTCGGCCTCGGCGACATCGCGGCCTTTCCGTTCCTCACCCCGCCCGATTCGCGCGGCATCAAGGACGGCCTGGACCTGCTCACGGAGCTCGGCGCGATCACGGCGTCGAAGGAGGACACCACGCTCACGGCGGTCGGCCGCCAGCTCGCCCAGCTCCCCATCGATCCCCGGTTCGCCCGCATGGTCGTCGAATCGAAGCGGCACGGCACCTCCCGCGAGGTCATGGCCATCGTGGCCGGGCTCACCATCCAGGATCCGCGCGAACGGCCGGTCGAGCGCCGCGGCAGCGCCGACGAGAAGCATGCCAGGTTCGCCGACCCGACCAGCGACTTCCTCACCCTGCTGAACCTCTGGAACTACCTCGAGGAGCAGCAGAAAGAGCTGTCGTCCAGCGCGTTCCGCCGGCTCTGCAAGGCGGAGTTCCTCAACTTCCTGCGCGTGCGCGAGTGGCAGGACGTCTATCGCCAGCTGCGCCAGCTCGCCAAGCCGCTCGGGCTGGCCATCGGCGAGCCGTCCGTGAACCCGGATGGCATCCACCGCTCGCTGCTCGCCGGGCTGCTCTCGCACATCGGGCTGAAGGATGTGCGCGAGAGCGGGCAGGCTCCGAAGGGCGCGGGGAAGGGCCCGCGCAGCCGGCAGGCCGAATACCTCGGCGCACGGCAGACCCGGTTCGTGATCTTCCCCGGATCCACCCTCGCCAAGAAGCAGCCCACCGCGCTGATGAGCGCAGAACTGGTGGAGACCTCCCGGCTGTTCGCGCGGATGAACGCGGCCATCGACCCGGCCTGGGCCGAGCCGATCGCCGGCGACCTCTGCAAGCGGCAGTACAGCGAGCCGCACTGGGAGAAGAGTCAGGGCTCCGTCGTCGCCTACGAGCGGGTGACGCTGTTCGGCGTCCCGATCATCCCGCGCCGGCGCGTGCAGTACGCCCGGATCGACCGGGAGCTGTCGCGGGAGCTGTTCATCCGGCACGCGCTCGTCGACGGCGAATGGGACTCCCATCAGGCCTTCGACCGCGCCAACCGCGCCCTGCGGGCCGAGCTGCGCGAGCTGGAGGAGCGCACCCGCCGCCGCGACATCCTCAACGACGACGAGGCGGTCTTCGAGTTCTACGACGCGCGCATCCCGGCCGATGTGGTGTCGACGCGCACGTTCGAGGGATGGTGGAAGAAGGCCAGGCAGGAGACGCCCGACCTCCTCACCATGACGCCGGAGGCCCTTCTGGACGAGGAGGCCGCCGAGGTCGACGAGGACGCCTTCCCGCCGGTCTGGCGGCAGGGCGACCAGCGGCTCACCCTGCGGTACCGGTTCGAGCCGGGCGCCGAAGACGACGGGGTCACCGTCCAGGTGCCGCTTCCGCTGCTCGCCGGACTCCTCCCCGACGGCTTCGACTGGCAGGTGCCCGGACTCCGTCACGAGCTGGTCACCGCGCTGATCAAATCGCTGCCGAAGGCGATCCGCCGCCAGGTCGTGCCCGCCGCCGACTGGGCGCAGCGCCTGCTCGGCGAGCTGTCCGGGACAGCCGGGATGCGCGCGCACGAGGGCGAGCGGCCCGCGGCGTCGCTCGCCGACACGCTCGCGGCGACGATCTCGCGGCTGACCGGCTCGCGCGTCAGCGGCTCCGACTTCGACCTCGACCGGCTCCCCGCTCACCTGCGCCCGACCTTCCAAGTCGTCGGGGAGCGCGGGCGCACCCTCGCCAGCGGCAAGGACCTCGCCGCCCTCCAGGAGCGGCTGCGCTCGCGGGCCCGCGACTCGGTGGCCGCCGTCGCCGAGGCGCGGACGCCGAACGCGATCGAGCGGTCGGGGCTCACCACGTGGGACCTCGACGAGCTCCCGCGCTTCGTCGACTCGACGCACACCGGGCCGGGCGGCACCACGAACGTGATCCGCGCCTACCCGGCGCTCGTCGACGACGGCGACGCGGTCAGCATCCGCCTGATGGGAACGCCCGCCGAGCAGGCACGCGCGATGCCGGGCGGGGTGCGCCGACTGCTGCTCGCCAGCATCCCCTCGCCCGTCGCGTACGTGCAGCAGCACCTCACGTCCGCCGAGAAGCTCACGCTCGCCGCCAGCCCGTACCCGAACACCAAAGCGCTGTTCGACGACTGCCTGCTCGCCGTCGTCGACTCGGTGCTGTACCGGATGAAGCCCGACGGCCAGGTGTTCATGCGCGCCGAGTTCGAGGCGGTGCGCGATCGCGTCTCCGGCATCGTGATGGACTCGATGTTCGAGACGGTCGCACTCGTCACCCGCATCCTCACCGCCGCGCGCACGGCCGAGAAGGCGATCGCGGGGGTGACGGCCCTCACCTACCTGTCGGCGCTGAACGACGCGAAGGGCCAGCTCTCCGGGCTCGTGTATCCGGGGTTCGTCTCCGCGACCGGCCTTGAGCAGCTGCGGCACCTTCCGCGTTACCTGGCGGGCATCACGCAGCGGATGCAGGCGCTGCCCACCAACCCCGGCCGCGATCGAGCCTGGCAGACGCAGGTGGAGACCGCGGTCGCGCTCTACACGGATGCCGGCGGACGCATCCCGCTCGCACCGGGCTCTCCGCCGTCGCTGGTGCACGCGCGGTGGATGCTGGAGGAGTTCCGCGTCTCGCTCTTCGCGCAGTCGCTCGGGACGGCCGAGACCGTCTCCCTCCAGCGCATCCGCAAAGTCCTCACCTCCTGA
- a CDS encoding SDR family oxidoreductase, protein MDAKRPVVFVTGASRPGSIGDAIARNLASIGFDVAFGYWDGYDSDMPWGAHPAEHEALAEELRRLGARALPVSVDLADAEAPAVAVARVRDELGPVQALVMSHAHSVDSGILDTSVEAFDRHFAVNTRGSWLLIRAFAEQFPSGAAGLGRIVALTSDHTAHNLPYGASKGALDRIVKAAAVELAHLGITANLINPGPIDTGWMTPELVEQLTAETALGRLGRPHDTADLVAFLLSVSGGWITGQLLHSNGGFHLDV, encoded by the coding sequence GTGGATGCGAAGCGGCCTGTGGTGTTCGTGACCGGTGCGAGCCGGCCGGGGTCGATCGGCGACGCGATCGCCCGGAACCTCGCGTCGATCGGGTTCGATGTCGCGTTCGGGTATTGGGACGGCTACGACTCGGATATGCCGTGGGGTGCGCATCCCGCCGAGCATGAGGCTCTGGCGGAGGAGCTGCGCCGCCTGGGCGCGCGCGCTCTTCCGGTATCCGTCGACCTGGCGGATGCGGAGGCGCCGGCCGTCGCTGTCGCGCGGGTGCGCGACGAGCTCGGGCCGGTGCAGGCGCTGGTGATGAGCCACGCGCACTCGGTCGACAGCGGCATCCTCGACACGTCGGTGGAGGCGTTCGACCGGCACTTCGCCGTGAACACGCGCGGTTCGTGGCTGCTCATCCGGGCGTTCGCCGAGCAGTTCCCGTCCGGGGCGGCGGGTCTGGGGCGGATCGTCGCGCTGACCAGCGACCACACCGCGCACAACCTGCCCTATGGCGCGAGCAAGGGCGCGCTCGATCGCATCGTGAAGGCGGCGGCCGTCGAGCTCGCGCACCTCGGGATCACCGCGAACCTGATCAACCCGGGGCCGATCGACACCGGGTGGATGACGCCGGAGCTGGTCGAGCAGCTGACGGCGGAGACCGCCCTCGGCCGGCTGGGCCGTCCGCACGACACCGCCGACCTCGTCGCATTCCTGCTCTCCGTGTCCGGCGGCTGGATCACCGGCCAGCTCCTCCACTCCAACGGCGGCTTCCACCTCGACGTCTGA
- a CDS encoding amino acid ABC transporter ATP-binding protein, whose protein sequence is MTDTKTPMVLAEGVSKSFGSNEVLKSIDLKVNPGEVLCIIGPSGSGKSTFLRCINHLERVDAGRLSVDGEVVGYRQHGDKLYELKPKEAARQRREIGMVFQRFNLFPHMTALENIIEAPIRVKGLSKAKAVERATELLARVGLSDKGDHYPSQLSGGQQQRVAIARALAMDPKLMLFDEPTSALDPELVGEVLDVMKGLAASGMTMVVVTHEMGFAREVADELVFMDGGVVVESGDPREVLSNPQHQRTQAFLSKVL, encoded by the coding sequence ATGACCGACACGAAGACCCCCATGGTTCTGGCCGAGGGCGTCTCGAAGAGCTTCGGCTCGAACGAGGTGCTCAAGAGCATCGACCTCAAGGTCAACCCGGGCGAGGTGCTGTGCATCATCGGGCCGTCGGGCTCCGGAAAGTCCACCTTCCTCCGCTGCATCAACCACCTGGAGCGCGTCGACGCCGGCCGGCTCTCGGTCGACGGCGAGGTGGTCGGCTACCGGCAGCACGGCGACAAGCTGTACGAGCTGAAGCCCAAGGAGGCCGCCCGGCAGCGCCGCGAGATCGGGATGGTGTTCCAGCGGTTCAACCTGTTCCCGCACATGACGGCGCTGGAGAACATCATCGAGGCGCCCATCCGTGTGAAGGGGCTCTCGAAGGCGAAGGCGGTGGAGCGGGCGACCGAGCTGCTGGCCCGCGTCGGGCTGAGCGACAAGGGCGACCACTACCCGTCCCAGCTGTCCGGCGGTCAGCAGCAGCGCGTCGCGATCGCGCGTGCGCTCGCGATGGACCCCAAGCTGATGCTGTTCGACGAGCCGACGTCGGCACTCGACCCCGAGCTCGTCGGCGAGGTGCTGGATGTGATGAAGGGCCTGGCCGCGAGCGGCATGACCATGGTGGTCGTGACGCACGAGATGGGCTTCGCCCGCGAGGTCGCCGACGAGCTGGTCTTCATGGACGGCGGCGTGGTCGTCGAGTCCGGCGACCCGCGCGAAGTGCTCAGCAACCCGCAGCACCAGCGGACGCAGGCGTTCCTCTCGAAGGTGCTCTAG
- a CDS encoding amino acid ABC transporter permease, which translates to MSQSNTARPATGSVPSPGGTRPEPIKAIKLRHPWRIVIAAILILLLVWFIVDASQREAYGWQYVGKYVFDKRISAAALVTLQLTIYSMIIGVVLGLILAVMRLSPNPVVKSVAWLYLWIFRGTPVYVQLVFWGLFSLIYPQIFLGVPWTQVGFTLDLGFMQNAFVIAVIGLALNEAAYMAEIVRAGLLSVDEGQEEAATALGMSWWQTMTRIVIPQAMRVIIPPTGNEVISMLKTTSLVAAIPLTTDLYGVARDISAVTYTPIPLLIVASLWYLLFTSLLMVGQYFLEKRFSRGVNARRPDRNEPALATGALPAAGAPDGNDLGGKG; encoded by the coding sequence ATGTCACAGAGCAACACCGCCCGGCCGGCGACGGGATCCGTCCCGTCGCCGGGCGGGACCCGTCCCGAGCCGATCAAGGCGATCAAGCTCCGGCACCCCTGGCGCATCGTCATCGCGGCGATCCTCATCCTCCTGCTGGTCTGGTTCATCGTGGACGCCTCCCAGCGCGAGGCCTACGGCTGGCAGTACGTCGGCAAGTACGTCTTCGACAAGCGCATCAGTGCTGCTGCGCTCGTGACCCTCCAGCTGACGATCTACTCCATGATCATCGGCGTCGTGCTCGGCCTCATTCTGGCCGTCATGCGCCTCTCGCCGAACCCGGTCGTGAAGTCGGTCGCCTGGCTCTACCTCTGGATCTTCCGCGGCACGCCTGTGTACGTGCAGCTGGTCTTCTGGGGCCTGTTCTCGCTGATCTATCCGCAGATCTTCCTCGGCGTTCCGTGGACCCAGGTCGGCTTCACCCTCGACCTCGGGTTCATGCAGAACGCCTTCGTCATCGCGGTGATCGGCCTCGCGCTGAATGAGGCCGCGTACATGGCGGAGATCGTGCGCGCCGGTCTGCTCTCGGTCGACGAGGGCCAGGAGGAGGCGGCGACGGCGCTCGGCATGTCGTGGTGGCAGACCATGACCCGGATCGTCATCCCGCAGGCCATGCGCGTCATCATCCCGCCGACCGGCAACGAGGTCATCTCGATGCTGAAGACGACCTCGCTGGTGGCGGCGATCCCGCTGACGACCGACCTCTACGGGGTCGCACGCGACATCTCGGCGGTAACGTACACGCCCATCCCGCTGCTCATCGTGGCGTCGCTCTGGTACCTGCTGTTCACCTCCCTGCTGATGGTGGGCCAGTACTTCCTGGAGAAGCGGTTCTCCCGCGGCGTCAACGCGCGCCGCCCGGACCGCAACGAACCGGCCCTCGCGACCGGCGCGCTCCCCGCGGCCGGAGCACCGGACGGCAACGACCTCGGAGGCAAGGGATGA
- a CDS encoding ABC transporter substrate-binding protein: MRIRTAVPIAAVAAVAALALSGCVDNSTPSGSSTSSSASDVKKDDTLAGQLPQKIKDAGKLVVGMDNTYPPNEYKDDNAQPVGWEVDLAKAIGDKLGVKTEFAIAKFDNIIPSVAGGKDDYGMSSFTDTTEREQQVDFVNYYSAGILWASQKGKNIDPDNACGLKVAVQSTTYEDTDEVPTKSKKCTDEGKPAIQALRYDTQDDATNAVILGKADALSADSPVTLYAISKSNGKLEAAGKTFDEAPYGLPVKKDSELTPVLQKAVQALIDDGTYKKILDKWGVADGAVEKAEVNAASKG; this comes from the coding sequence ATGCGCATTCGTACCGCGGTTCCCATCGCCGCAGTCGCCGCCGTCGCAGCGCTCGCGCTCAGCGGCTGTGTCGACAACAGCACCCCGTCCGGCAGCTCAACGTCGAGCTCGGCCTCGGACGTGAAGAAGGACGACACCCTCGCCGGGCAGCTGCCCCAGAAGATCAAGGACGCCGGCAAGCTCGTCGTCGGCATGGACAACACGTACCCGCCGAACGAGTACAAGGACGACAACGCCCAGCCCGTCGGCTGGGAGGTCGACCTCGCCAAGGCCATCGGCGACAAGCTGGGTGTGAAGACGGAGTTCGCGATCGCGAAGTTCGACAACATCATCCCGAGCGTCGCCGGAGGCAAGGACGACTACGGCATGTCGTCGTTCACCGACACCACCGAGCGCGAGCAGCAGGTCGACTTCGTCAACTACTACTCGGCCGGCATCCTCTGGGCCTCCCAGAAGGGCAAGAACATCGACCCGGACAACGCCTGCGGCCTGAAGGTCGCCGTCCAGTCGACGACGTACGAGGACACCGACGAGGTTCCCACCAAGTCGAAGAAGTGCACGGATGAGGGCAAGCCCGCCATCCAGGCGCTCCGCTACGACACGCAGGACGACGCGACCAACGCGGTCATCCTCGGCAAGGCCGACGCCCTCAGCGCCGACTCGCCCGTCACCCTGTACGCGATCTCGAAGTCGAACGGCAAGCTCGAGGCGGCCGGCAAGACCTTCGACGAGGCGCCGTACGGCCTCCCCGTCAAGAAGGACTCGGAGCTGACCCCGGTGCTGCAGAAGGCCGTTCAGGCCCTCATCGACGACGGCACCTACAAGAAGATCCTCGACAAGTGGGGCGTCGCCGACGGCGCCGTCGAGAAGGCCGAGGTCAACGCGGCCTCGAAGGGCTGA
- a CDS encoding sulfurtransferase codes for MTSEISPLITAAALDVALGAESLWSGAGRRRSAWRVLDVRWKLGGPPGREEYERGHIPGAVYVDLDTELAGHGEPTDGRHPLPTAAAFEEAARRWGLGDGDAVVVYDDASGTSAARAWWLLRHAGVRDVRVLDGGIAAWRDAGMPLEKGPGATPIPGSITVRFGALPTLDGDAAAALAADARGVLLDARAGERFRGEVEPVDPRPGHIPGAVSAPTTDNLGTDGRMLPADALAQRFEGLGIGADTPVGVYCGSGVTAAHEALAMVTAGLPMPALYAGSYSAWSNDPERPVVTGA; via the coding sequence ATGACCTCGGAGATCTCTCCGCTGATCACCGCCGCCGCGCTGGACGTCGCTCTCGGGGCTGAATCCCTGTGGAGCGGCGCCGGCCGGCGGCGTTCGGCGTGGCGCGTGCTCGATGTGCGCTGGAAGCTGGGCGGCCCGCCCGGACGCGAGGAGTACGAGCGCGGGCACATCCCCGGTGCCGTGTACGTCGACCTGGACACGGAGCTCGCCGGGCACGGGGAGCCGACGGACGGGCGCCACCCGCTCCCCACCGCGGCGGCCTTCGAGGAGGCCGCGCGACGCTGGGGCCTCGGCGACGGCGACGCCGTCGTGGTCTACGACGACGCCTCAGGCACGTCGGCCGCCCGCGCCTGGTGGCTGCTGCGCCACGCGGGCGTGCGCGACGTGCGGGTTCTCGATGGCGGGATCGCCGCCTGGCGCGACGCGGGCATGCCGCTGGAGAAGGGGCCCGGGGCGACGCCGATCCCCGGCAGCATCACCGTGCGGTTCGGCGCCCTTCCGACCCTCGACGGCGACGCGGCCGCCGCGCTCGCCGCCGACGCGCGAGGGGTGCTGCTGGATGCGCGCGCGGGCGAGCGGTTCCGCGGCGAGGTGGAGCCCGTGGACCCGCGACCCGGTCACATCCCGGGCGCCGTGAGTGCGCCGACCACCGACAACCTCGGGACGGACGGGCGGATGCTCCCGGCCGACGCCCTGGCGCAGCGGTTCGAGGGCCTCGGCATCGGCGCCGACACGCCCGTCGGCGTGTACTGCGGATCGGGCGTCACGGCCGCCCACGAGGCGCTCGCCATGGTCACCGCCGGGCTGCCGATGCCGGCCCTGTACGCGGGCTCCTACTCGGCGTGGTCGAACGACCCGGAACGGCCGGTCGTTACGGGAGCGTGA